The following coding sequences are from one Pseudonocardia sp. EC080619-01 window:
- a CDS encoding inorganic diphosphatase, with translation MDFDVTIEIPKGGRNKYEVDHETGRIRLDRTLFTATQYPADYGFIEDTLGEDGDPLDALVLVQEPTFPGCIIRSRAIGMFRMKDEKGGDDKVLCVPSDDPRQEHLRDIHHLAEFDRAEIQHFFEIYKTLEPGKSVEGAAWVGRADAEREIKASYERAKTEGH, from the coding sequence GTGGACTTCGACGTCACCATCGAAATCCCCAAGGGCGGCCGGAACAAGTACGAGGTCGATCACGAGACCGGCCGTATCCGGCTGGACCGGACCCTCTTCACCGCCACCCAGTACCCCGCCGACTACGGGTTCATCGAGGACACCCTCGGCGAGGACGGGGACCCGCTGGACGCGCTCGTCCTGGTGCAGGAGCCCACCTTCCCGGGCTGCATCATCCGGTCCCGCGCGATCGGGATGTTCCGCATGAAGGACGAGAAGGGCGGCGACGACAAGGTCCTCTGCGTTCCCAGCGACGACCCGCGCCAGGAGCACCTGCGCGACATCCACCACCTGGCCGAGTTCGACCGGGCGGAGATCCAGCACTTCTTCGAGATCTACAAGACGCTGGAGCCGGGCAAGAGCGTCGAGGGCGCCGCCTGGGTCGGCCGCGCCGACGCCGAGCGCGAGATCAAGGCGTCCTACGAGCGGGCCAAGACCGAAGGGCACTGA
- the dacB gene encoding D-alanyl-D-alanine carboxypeptidase/D-alanyl-D-alanine-endopeptidase: MGRRHRRTDRNTRRFAVVAVAVMALASLFGAVALAGPDARERIGFGQAAAAYPPVPMPALRPLTPTAPVPTAAGITQVLSEQLSSPALGEVTGVVMDSSSPRGVAPLWERDGGRAMVPGSTTKLLTAAAALLTMNPTDRLATRVVPGPSEDSVVLVGGGDPSLTALPAGQDGLYPEPARIDDLAAEVKNAHPTPVRTVYVDTGLWKGPAQSPGWGASDVADGYVAPMSPLMLDGGRTAPTEQDGPRSTDPAQAAGQALADALGATDVQDGTAAANAPVLGSVSSPPIASLVEYMLTASDNVSAEALARQVAVARDADASFDGGSRAVTESLVQAGYDVGGLQLADGSGLSRDNRIPARLLGAVLASAAAQSDSPNDVQFLRPILTGLPVAGGGGTLTERFGDGPSVAGRGVVRAKTGTLSGASSLAGVVTDVDGRLLVFALLSNGTSPADARPALDRVAATLSRCGCRG, from the coding sequence GTGGGACGCAGGCATCGGCGGACGGACCGCAACACGCGGCGGTTCGCGGTCGTCGCCGTCGCGGTCATGGCCCTGGCCTCGCTGTTCGGCGCCGTCGCGCTCGCCGGGCCGGACGCGCGGGAGCGGATCGGGTTCGGCCAGGCGGCCGCCGCCTACCCGCCGGTCCCGATGCCCGCGCTGCGGCCGCTCACCCCCACGGCGCCGGTCCCGACCGCCGCCGGGATCACCCAGGTGCTGTCCGAGCAGCTGAGCTCGCCGGCGTTGGGCGAGGTCACCGGTGTGGTGATGGACTCGTCGTCCCCGCGCGGTGTCGCACCGCTGTGGGAACGCGACGGGGGCCGGGCCATGGTCCCGGGTTCCACGACCAAGCTGCTCACCGCGGCCGCCGCGCTGCTCACCATGAACCCCACCGACCGGCTCGCCACCCGGGTCGTCCCGGGCCCCAGCGAGGACTCGGTCGTGCTCGTCGGGGGCGGTGACCCGTCGCTGACCGCGCTGCCCGCCGGGCAGGACGGGCTCTACCCCGAGCCGGCCCGGATCGACGACCTGGCCGCCGAGGTGAAGAACGCGCACCCCACCCCGGTGCGCACGGTGTACGTCGACACCGGGCTGTGGAAGGGCCCCGCGCAGTCGCCGGGCTGGGGCGCGAGCGACGTCGCCGACGGCTACGTCGCGCCCATGTCCCCGCTGATGCTCGACGGCGGCCGCACCGCCCCCACCGAGCAGGACGGCCCGCGCTCGACCGATCCCGCGCAGGCCGCGGGCCAGGCACTGGCCGACGCGCTCGGTGCCACCGACGTGCAGGACGGCACCGCCGCGGCGAACGCCCCGGTGCTGGGCAGCGTCTCCTCGCCGCCGATCGCGAGCCTCGTCGAGTACATGCTCACCGCGTCGGACAACGTCTCCGCCGAGGCGCTCGCCCGGCAGGTCGCCGTCGCCCGCGACGCCGACGCCTCCTTCGACGGCGGTTCCCGCGCCGTCACCGAGTCGCTGGTCCAGGCCGGGTACGACGTCGGCGGCCTGCAGCTCGCCGACGGCAGCGGGCTGTCCCGGGACAACCGGATCCCGGCGCGGCTCCTCGGCGCGGTGCTGGCGTCCGCGGCGGCCCAGTCGGACAGCCCGAACGACGTCCAGTTCCTGCGGCCGATCCTCACCGGGCTCCCGGTCGCCGGTGGCGGGGGCACGCTCACCGAGCGCTTCGGCGACGGCCCGTCGGTCGCCGGACGCGGCGTCGTGCGCGCCAAGACCGGCACGCTGAGCGGGGCGTCCAGCCTGGCCGGGGTGGTCACCGACGTCGACGGCAGGCTGCTCGTGTTCGCGCTGCTCTCCAACGGCACCTCGCCCGCCGACGCGCGCCCCGCGCTGGACCGGGTGGCGGCCACCCTGAGCCGTTGCGGCTGCCGCGGCTGA
- a CDS encoding zinc-dependent metalloprotease: MQPDVTDPAPATARQADRGLPVNWSLAAATAARLMPAGPRTTPEAARELVGRLREDSARAEGHVREVTGLGAGLPLLPADVLDRPAWARAAVAGMDALTSGAELPASPWPLRSVTAAGSGAQLGALLAYMGARVLGQYDPFGGPDGAGRLIVVAPNVHAVTRSLDVDGAQFGLWVCLHEATHRLQFTAVPWLRDHFAGLVTALLSLQEPDTAKLARLPEAIRSLRGEGGTDVLALVELLQGPEQRAVLDRLLALSTLLEGHADHVMDAVGPEVVPDVAVIRARFTERRRGGGIVDRLLRALLGVDAKMKQYAVGAAFCREVEREVGMAGLNRVWESPDTLPTRAELSDAGAWLRRVA, encoded by the coding sequence ATGCAGCCCGACGTGACCGACCCGGCACCGGCGACCGCGCGGCAGGCCGACCGCGGCCTGCCGGTGAACTGGTCCCTGGCGGCGGCGACGGCGGCCCGGCTGATGCCCGCCGGCCCCCGCACGACGCCGGAGGCGGCCCGCGAGCTGGTCGGACGGCTGCGGGAGGACTCGGCCCGCGCCGAGGGGCACGTCCGCGAGGTGACCGGGCTCGGGGCCGGGCTCCCGCTGCTGCCCGCCGACGTCCTGGACCGCCCGGCGTGGGCCCGCGCCGCGGTCGCCGGGATGGACGCGCTGACCTCCGGGGCGGAGCTGCCGGCGTCGCCGTGGCCGCTCCGGTCGGTCACCGCGGCGGGGTCCGGTGCGCAGCTCGGCGCGCTGCTCGCGTACATGGGTGCGCGGGTGCTCGGCCAGTACGACCCGTTCGGCGGGCCGGACGGCGCGGGCCGGCTGATCGTGGTGGCGCCCAACGTGCACGCGGTGACCCGGTCGCTCGACGTCGACGGTGCCCAGTTCGGGCTCTGGGTCTGCCTGCACGAGGCCACCCACCGGCTGCAGTTCACCGCGGTGCCGTGGCTGCGCGACCACTTCGCGGGGCTGGTCACCGCGCTGCTGTCGCTGCAGGAGCCGGACACCGCGAAGCTCGCCCGGCTGCCCGAGGCGATCCGCTCGCTGCGCGGTGAGGGCGGGACCGACGTGCTCGCACTGGTGGAGCTGCTGCAGGGGCCCGAGCAGCGGGCGGTGCTCGACCGGCTGCTCGCGCTGTCCACCCTGCTGGAGGGCCACGCCGACCACGTGATGGACGCCGTCGGGCCGGAGGTCGTGCCGGACGTCGCCGTCATCCGCGCCCGGTTCACCGAGCGCCGCCGTGGCGGCGGGATCGTCGACCGGCTGCTACGGGCGTTGCTGGGCGTCGACGCGAAGATGAAGCAGTACGCCGTCGGCGCCGCGTTCTGCCGCGAGGTCGAGCGGGAGGTCGGCATGGCCGGTCTCAACCGGGTCTGGGAGTCCCCGGACACGCTGCCGACCCGCGCCGAGCTGTCCGACGCCGGGGCCTGGCTGCGCCGCGTGGCATGA
- the tilS gene encoding tRNA lysidine(34) synthetase TilS → MTARRRVRAAVRDALAELPGPVREAPPLVGCSGGADSTALVLAVREVVEGPVHAAVVDHGLQDGSAERSAELAVRLRAAGIEAAVHPVQVTGPGGTEAAARRARRAALLAARPHPSSAVLLGHTLDDQAETVLLGLGRGSGARSLAGMRAWSAPWLRPLLGLRRADTADACAEAGVPVWADPHNTDPRFTRARVRHEVLPLLEEVLGGGVTEALARTADQLRDDDTALDEQAARLREAAGEPGCAVPGTDRDDDAVGDVPVPRDSGDSDPGAGVPQRLPEPARDASAGTAAPALDATVLATAPAAVRRRVLREWLAAHGVRALTDAQLRAADDLVGRWRGQGGPTLGGGLELTRTRGRLVLRRRRWGRDRA, encoded by the coding sequence ATGACCGCCCGGCGGCGGGTGCGGGCCGCGGTGCGCGACGCGCTGGCGGAGCTGCCCGGCCCGGTGCGCGAGGCCCCGCCGCTCGTCGGCTGCTCCGGCGGCGCCGACTCGACCGCGCTCGTGCTCGCCGTGCGGGAGGTGGTCGAGGGGCCGGTGCACGCGGCCGTCGTCGACCACGGTCTGCAGGACGGCTCGGCGGAGCGGTCGGCCGAGCTGGCGGTCCGGCTGCGTGCGGCCGGGATCGAGGCCGCCGTGCACCCTGTGCAGGTCACCGGTCCCGGCGGTACCGAGGCGGCGGCCCGGCGGGCCCGCCGGGCGGCGCTGCTCGCGGCGCGGCCGCACCCGTCGTCGGCGGTGCTGCTCGGCCACACCCTCGACGACCAGGCCGAGACCGTGCTGCTCGGGCTCGGCCGGGGTTCCGGGGCCCGCTCGCTCGCCGGGATGCGGGCCTGGAGCGCGCCCTGGCTGCGCCCGCTGCTGGGCCTGCGCCGCGCCGACACCGCCGACGCCTGCGCGGAGGCCGGCGTCCCGGTCTGGGCCGACCCGCACAACACCGATCCCCGCTTCACCCGCGCCCGGGTGCGGCACGAGGTGCTCCCGCTGCTCGAGGAGGTGCTCGGCGGCGGCGTCACCGAGGCGCTGGCGCGGACCGCCGACCAGCTCCGCGACGACGACACCGCCCTCGACGAGCAGGCCGCCCGGCTCCGGGAGGCCGCCGGAGAGCCGGGGTGTGCCGTCCCGGGTACGGACCGTGACGACGACGCCGTCGGGGATGTCCCCGTCCCGCGTGATTCCGGCGACAGCGACCCCGGAGCCGGAGTGCCGCAACGGCTCCCGGAACCAGCCCGCGACGCCTCCGCCGGCACCGCCGCCCCGGCCCTCGACGCGACGGTGCTCGCGACGGCACCGGCGGCCGTCCGGCGCCGCGTACTGCGGGAATGGCTCGCCGCGCACGGCGTCCGGGCACTCACCGACGCCCAGCTGCGCGCCGCCGACGATCTCGTCGGGCGGTGGCGCGGGCAGGGCGGGCCGACGCTCGGTGGTGGCTTGGAGCTGACCCGCACGCGTGGCAGGCTCGTGCTGCGCCGCCGACGGTGGGGGCGTGACCGGGCGTGA
- the hpt gene encoding hypoxanthine phosphoribosyltransferase, with protein sequence MYDGDISSVLVTEEQVREKTEELARKVAEDYADVVQDGRNGDLLLIGVLKGAVMFMTDFARALPVPTQLEFMAVSSYGSSTSSSGVVRILKDLDRDIAGRHVLIVEDIIDSGLTLNWLLNNLNSRGPASLDVITLLRKPDAVKVDVPVRYVGFDIPNEFVVGYGLDYAERYRDLPYIGTLDPTVYA encoded by the coding sequence GTGTACGACGGGGACATCTCGTCGGTGCTGGTCACCGAGGAGCAGGTGCGGGAGAAGACCGAGGAGCTGGCCCGCAAGGTCGCCGAGGACTACGCCGACGTCGTGCAGGACGGCCGGAACGGCGACCTGCTGCTGATCGGGGTGCTGAAGGGCGCGGTCATGTTCATGACCGACTTCGCCCGCGCGCTGCCGGTGCCCACCCAGCTGGAGTTCATGGCGGTCAGCTCCTACGGCTCGTCGACGTCGTCGTCGGGCGTGGTGCGGATCCTGAAGGACCTCGACCGCGACATCGCCGGCCGGCACGTGCTGATCGTCGAGGACATCATCGACTCCGGTCTCACCCTGAACTGGCTGCTGAACAACCTGAACTCCCGCGGCCCGGCGTCGCTCGACGTCATCACGCTGCTCCGGAAGCCCGACGCGGTGAAGGTCGACGTCCCGGTCCGCTACGTCGGTTTCGACATCCCGAACGAGTTCGTCGTCGGCTACGGCCTCGACTACGCCGAGCGGTACCGCGACCTGCCCTACATCGGGACGCTGGACCCGACGGTCTACGCCTGA
- the ftsH gene encoding ATP-dependent zinc metalloprotease FtsH, with the protein MDRKRLLRNPLIWILLALLIYLGFSQLFDDTRGYSEVTTSVALTQIQDGNVRDALVEDREQQLRLTLDRPIEVDGNETTQVLAQYPAQLSGQIFDQVRQVPGIAEYDTLVRQDSFLSTLLITMIPLALVLIVLFWFLNNAQGGGNRVMSFGKSKAKQLNKDMPKNTFSDVAGADEAVEELYEIKDFLQNPGRYQALGAKIPKGVLLYGPPGTGKTLLARAVAGEAGVPFYTISGSDFVEMFVGVGASRVRDLFEQAKQNAPCIIFVDEIDAVGRQRGAGLGGGHDEREQTLNQLLVEMDGFDARGGIILIAATNRPDILDPALLRPGRFDRQIPVAAPDLAGRRAILSVHSKGKPFAQDVDFESLAKRTVGMSGADLANVINEAALLTARENDSQITGAALEESVDRVVGGPKRKSKIVSEREKKITAYHEGGHALAAWAMPDLEPVYKLTILPRGRTGGHALVVPEDDKGLMTRAEMIARLVFAMGGRSAEELVFHEPTTGASSDIDQATKIARAMVTEYGMSAKLGAVRYGREQGDPFLGRSMGNQADYSLEVAHEIDEEVRKLIEAAHTEAWQILNTYRDVLDDLVLELLEKETLNRRDLERIFGSVEKRPRITAFNDFGDRTPSEKPPIKTPRELAHERGEPWPEPERTPAPVGSGAANGHGEAPGLPGASPFPAGGSAPARPDAPNDGGYGPDPVPAPAPAGNGNGVHGATPNGNGRPAGADGRQQPGRGSGYAPPPPAVAPNYGAPPDWRPATTPHGQSWPPANWGGQQGQAPQQPSPQNQQQDPQQQDPRQQGPQQQGPQQGGAPQQGPVRNGPWTGSSGTTDGPRTGDRRGDDPEAGH; encoded by the coding sequence ATGGACCGCAAGCGCCTGCTCCGCAACCCGCTGATCTGGATCCTCCTCGCGCTCCTGATCTATCTCGGGTTCAGCCAGCTGTTCGACGACACCCGCGGGTACTCCGAGGTGACGACGTCGGTCGCGCTGACCCAGATCCAGGACGGCAACGTCCGTGACGCGCTCGTCGAGGACCGGGAGCAGCAGCTCCGGCTGACCCTGGACCGCCCGATCGAGGTCGACGGCAACGAGACCACCCAGGTCCTCGCGCAGTACCCGGCCCAGCTCTCCGGGCAGATCTTCGACCAGGTGCGCCAGGTCCCGGGGATCGCCGAGTACGACACCCTCGTCCGGCAGGACTCGTTCCTGTCCACGCTGCTCATCACGATGATCCCGCTGGCGCTGGTGCTGATCGTCCTGTTCTGGTTCCTGAACAACGCCCAGGGCGGCGGGAACCGGGTGATGAGCTTCGGCAAGTCCAAGGCCAAGCAGCTCAACAAGGACATGCCGAAGAACACGTTCTCGGACGTGGCGGGGGCCGACGAGGCCGTCGAAGAGCTGTACGAGATCAAGGACTTCCTGCAGAACCCGGGCCGCTACCAGGCGCTGGGCGCGAAGATCCCCAAGGGCGTGCTGCTGTACGGCCCGCCCGGCACCGGCAAGACACTGCTGGCGCGCGCGGTCGCCGGCGAGGCGGGCGTGCCGTTCTACACGATCTCCGGCTCCGACTTCGTCGAGATGTTCGTCGGTGTCGGTGCCTCCCGGGTGCGTGACCTGTTCGAGCAGGCCAAGCAGAACGCGCCCTGCATCATCTTCGTCGACGAGATCGACGCGGTCGGCCGCCAGCGCGGCGCGGGCCTCGGCGGCGGTCACGACGAGCGCGAGCAGACGCTGAACCAGCTCCTGGTCGAGATGGACGGGTTCGACGCCCGCGGCGGGATCATCCTGATCGCGGCCACCAACCGTCCGGACATCCTGGACCCGGCGCTGCTGCGCCCGGGCCGGTTCGACCGCCAGATCCCGGTCGCCGCGCCCGACCTCGCCGGCCGTCGCGCCATCCTCTCCGTGCACTCCAAGGGCAAGCCGTTCGCCCAGGACGTCGACTTCGAGAGCCTCGCGAAGCGCACCGTCGGCATGTCCGGTGCCGACCTCGCGAACGTGATCAACGAGGCGGCACTGCTCACCGCCCGGGAGAACGACTCGCAGATCACCGGCGCGGCGCTGGAGGAGTCGGTCGACCGCGTCGTCGGCGGCCCGAAGCGCAAGTCGAAGATCGTCTCCGAGCGCGAGAAGAAGATCACCGCCTACCACGAGGGCGGGCACGCGCTGGCGGCGTGGGCGATGCCGGACCTCGAGCCGGTCTACAAGCTCACGATCCTGCCGCGCGGGCGTACCGGCGGGCACGCACTCGTCGTCCCGGAGGACGACAAGGGCCTCATGACGCGCGCCGAGATGATCGCCCGCCTCGTGTTCGCGATGGGCGGCCGTTCGGCCGAGGAGCTGGTGTTCCACGAGCCGACGACGGGTGCGTCGTCGGACATCGACCAGGCCACCAAGATCGCCCGCGCGATGGTCACCGAGTACGGCATGAGCGCGAAGCTGGGCGCGGTGCGCTACGGACGCGAGCAGGGCGACCCGTTCCTCGGACGCTCGATGGGCAACCAGGCGGACTACTCGCTGGAGGTCGCCCACGAGATCGACGAGGAGGTGCGCAAGCTCATCGAGGCGGCGCACACCGAGGCGTGGCAGATCCTCAACACCTACCGCGACGTCCTCGACGACCTGGTGCTCGAGCTCCTCGAGAAGGAGACGCTGAACCGCCGGGACCTCGAGCGGATCTTCGGGTCGGTGGAGAAGCGGCCGCGGATCACCGCGTTCAACGACTTCGGTGACCGGACGCCGTCGGAGAAGCCGCCGATCAAGACCCCGCGCGAGCTCGCGCACGAGCGTGGCGAGCCCTGGCCCGAGCCGGAGCGGACCCCGGCCCCGGTCGGGTCCGGTGCCGCGAACGGCCACGGCGAGGCCCCCGGCCTGCCCGGTGCGTCGCCGTTCCCCGCGGGCGGGTCCGCCCCTGCCCGTCCGGACGCCCCGAACGACGGCGGCTACGGTCCCGACCCCGTCCCGGCACCCGCACCCGCCGGGAACGGCAACGGCGTCCACGGCGCCACTCCGAACGGCAACGGCCGTCCGGCCGGCGCCGACGGCAGGCAGCAGCCCGGACGCGGCAGCGGCTACGCGCCGCCCCCGCCCGCGGTGGCGCCGAACTACGGCGCGCCGCCGGACTGGCGGCCCGCGACCACACCGCACGGGCAGAGCTGGCCGCCGGCCAACTGGGGTGGGCAGCAGGGCCAGGCTCCGCAGCAGCCGTCGCCACAGAACCAGCAGCAGGACCCGCAGCAGCAGGACCCGCGGCAGCAGGGCCCCCAGCAGCAGGGCCCCCAGCAGGGCGGCGCCCCGCAGCAGGGCCCGGTCCGGAACGGACCGTGGACCGGTTCGTCGGGCACGACCGACGGCCCCCGGACCGGCGACCGTCGGGGCGACGACCCGGAGGCAGGACACTGA
- the folE gene encoding GTP cyclohydrolase I FolE: MPAEIDLDRAERAVRELLIAVGENPDREGLKETPARVARAYGEIFAGLFVDPDSVLEKTFDEGHGELVLVKDIPMFSTCEHHLVPFHGVAHVGYIPAVDGQVTGLSKIARVVDLYAKRPQVQERLTAQVADALVRKLNPRAVIVVMEAEHLCMAMRGIRKPGSRTTTSAVRGLFKSSASSRAEALSLIRGA, encoded by the coding sequence GTGCCCGCCGAGATCGATCTCGACCGCGCCGAGCGGGCGGTCCGCGAGCTCCTGATCGCGGTCGGGGAGAACCCCGACCGCGAGGGTCTCAAGGAGACGCCCGCCCGGGTGGCGCGCGCCTACGGCGAGATCTTCGCCGGGCTGTTCGTCGACCCGGACTCGGTGCTGGAGAAGACGTTCGACGAGGGGCACGGCGAGCTCGTCCTGGTCAAGGACATCCCGATGTTCTCGACCTGCGAGCACCACCTCGTGCCCTTCCACGGCGTCGCGCACGTCGGCTACATCCCGGCGGTCGACGGCCAGGTCACCGGCCTGTCCAAGATCGCCAGGGTGGTCGACCTGTACGCGAAGCGCCCGCAGGTGCAGGAGCGACTCACCGCGCAGGTCGCGGACGCCCTGGTGCGCAAGCTGAACCCGCGCGCGGTGATCGTCGTGATGGAGGCCGAGCACCTGTGCATGGCCATGCGCGGCATCCGCAAGCCGGGTTCGCGCACCACGACCTCGGCGGTCCGTGGACTGTTCAAGAGCTCCGCCTCCTCCCGCGCGGAGGCGCTGTCGCTGATCAGGGGGGCGTGA
- the folP gene encoding dihydropteroate synthase yields the protein MGILNVTPDSFSDGGRYLDRSHAIAHGVAMRDAGADLVDVGGESTRPGAERVDAVTERDRVVPVVRELTGAGVRVSVDTTRSEVAAACVDAGAVMVNDVSGGLADPRMAAVVAETRVPWVLMHWRGHSAGMQQLAGYEDVIGEVRAELVARVDHAVMAGVDPDRILLDPGLGFAKTAAHNWALLRRIDVLIDLGFPVLVGASRKRFLGDLLATGDGTPRPPAGRDTATAAISALAANAGAWGVRVHDVESTMDAVAVAAACRLGASRARTSREGER from the coding sequence ATGGGGATCCTCAACGTCACCCCCGACTCGTTCTCCGACGGCGGGCGCTACCTGGACCGTTCGCACGCGATCGCGCACGGTGTGGCGATGCGCGACGCGGGCGCCGATCTCGTCGACGTCGGTGGCGAGTCGACCCGGCCCGGCGCCGAGCGGGTCGACGCCGTCACCGAGCGGGACCGCGTGGTGCCGGTCGTCCGCGAGCTGACCGGGGCCGGTGTCCGGGTCAGCGTCGACACCACCCGGTCCGAGGTGGCCGCCGCCTGTGTCGACGCCGGCGCGGTGATGGTCAACGACGTCTCCGGCGGGCTCGCCGACCCGCGGATGGCCGCGGTCGTCGCCGAGACCCGGGTGCCGTGGGTGCTCATGCACTGGCGCGGGCACAGCGCCGGGATGCAGCAGCTCGCCGGGTACGAGGACGTGATCGGCGAGGTCCGGGCCGAGCTCGTCGCCCGGGTGGACCACGCCGTGATGGCCGGGGTGGATCCGGACCGGATCCTGCTGGACCCGGGCCTGGGCTTCGCGAAGACGGCCGCCCACAACTGGGCGCTCCTGCGCCGGATCGACGTGCTGATCGATCTCGGGTTCCCGGTCCTGGTGGGGGCCTCGCGCAAGAGGTTCCTCGGGGACCTGCTCGCCACCGGCGACGGGACACCCCGCCCGCCCGCGGGCCGGGACACCGCCACCGCCGCGATCAGCGCGCTCGCCGCGAACGCCGGGGCCTGGGGCGTCCGGGTGCACGACGTCGAGTCCACGATGGACGCCGTCGCGGTCGCCGCGGCGTGCCGGCTCGGTGCGTCGCGGGCCCGTACCTCCCGCGAGGGGGAGAGGTGA
- the folB gene encoding dihydroneopterin aldolase codes for MSGDRIELRGLRVRGHHGVFGHERRDGQEFVCDLVVHADLAAAAASDDLADTLDYGALAQRAAAIVGGPPRDLIESVAGAVADDVLASDERIRAVEVTLHKPSAPIPLAFDDVAVVVHRGRS; via the coding sequence GTGAGCGGCGACCGGATCGAGCTGCGCGGGCTGCGGGTCCGCGGCCACCACGGGGTGTTCGGGCACGAGCGGCGCGACGGCCAGGAGTTCGTCTGCGATCTCGTCGTGCACGCCGACCTCGCTGCCGCGGCCGCGTCCGACGACCTGGCCGACACCCTGGACTACGGCGCGCTGGCCCAGCGGGCGGCGGCGATCGTCGGCGGCCCGCCGCGCGACCTGATCGAGTCCGTGGCCGGCGCGGTCGCCGACGACGTGCTCGCGTCCGACGAGCGGATCCGTGCGGTCGAGGTGACCCTGCACAAGCCGTCCGCGCCGATCCCGCTGGCGTTCGACGACGTCGCCGTCGTCGTGCACCGGGGCCGGTCGTGA
- the folK gene encoding 2-amino-4-hydroxy-6-hydroxymethyldihydropteridine diphosphokinase, which yields MTRAVLSLGSNMGDRIGHLRAVVADLGPALVVVSPVFETAPWGVTDQPDFLNAVVVADDPALDAWGWLRRGQALEDASGRVREQRWGPRTLDVDVVQVRDGDEPVISDDPELLLPHPGTPERATVLLPWLLAEPDAVLQGHGPVADLLTRLGPDARSGIHRRDDLPLLPAGAAP from the coding sequence GTGACCCGCGCGGTGCTCTCCCTCGGTTCCAACATGGGGGACCGGATCGGGCACCTGCGCGCGGTCGTCGCCGATCTCGGACCCGCACTCGTCGTGGTCTCGCCGGTGTTCGAGACGGCACCGTGGGGCGTCACCGACCAGCCCGACTTCCTCAACGCCGTCGTCGTCGCCGACGACCCGGCGCTGGACGCGTGGGGCTGGCTGCGCCGCGGCCAGGCCCTGGAGGACGCGTCGGGCCGGGTCCGGGAGCAGCGGTGGGGCCCGCGGACGCTCGACGTCGACGTCGTCCAGGTCCGCGACGGGGACGAGCCGGTGATCTCCGACGACCCGGAGCTGCTGCTGCCGCACCCCGGCACCCCCGAGCGCGCGACGGTGCTGCTGCCCTGGCTGCTCGCCGAGCCCGACGCGGTCCTGCAGGGGCACGGGCCGGTCGCGGACCTGCTCACCCGGCTCGGCCCGGACGCGCGCTCCGGCATCCACCGGCGCGACGACCTGCCGCTGCTGCCGGCCGGGGCGGCGCCGTGA
- a CDS encoding DUF3180 domain-containing protein codes for MSAPGPGDRRPGSGEDPRPTVRPTRYRDLAAITVVAALLGNILVQLTYPLLPGVPVAAGLSIGVLAAAELAGAFVLRRRIQRRGDALPVPPLVAARAVLVAKASSVGGAVIAGLWIGMLAHTLRRADVVVAAFADSVSAGIGLVCALLLVGAALWLEYCCRAPDDPDDSDSGVRST; via the coding sequence GTGAGCGCGCCGGGCCCCGGCGACCGTCGGCCCGGCTCGGGGGAGGACCCCCGGCCGACGGTCCGGCCCACCCGCTACCGGGACCTCGCCGCGATCACGGTGGTCGCGGCCCTGCTCGGCAACATTCTCGTCCAGCTGACGTATCCGCTGCTGCCGGGCGTACCGGTCGCCGCGGGCCTCTCCATCGGGGTGCTCGCGGCCGCCGAGCTCGCCGGGGCGTTCGTGCTGCGCCGCCGGATCCAGCGGCGCGGCGACGCGCTCCCGGTCCCGCCGCTGGTCGCCGCCCGGGCCGTGCTCGTGGCGAAGGCCTCGTCGGTCGGCGGAGCGGTGATCGCCGGCCTGTGGATCGGGATGCTCGCGCACACGCTGCGGCGTGCCGACGTCGTCGTCGCCGCGTTCGCCGACAGCGTCTCCGCCGGGATCGGTCTGGTCTGCGCGCTGCTGCTGGTCGGCGCCGCGCTCTGGCTGGAGTACTGCTGCCGAGCCCCGGACGATCCCGACGACTCCGACAGCGGGGTCCGCTCGACCTGA